A genomic segment from Bradyrhizobium sp. ISRA430 encodes:
- a CDS encoding DUF3658 domain-containing protein has translation MKLEQAVRINHYLLDACAALDRARMAIAGLGKTERIELEDRLYGVVGALEDELLRPIYEQYPDLEPPKPDWEPATTSSELTWDDVRLPASVTEERFDEIIFSAMKPTWRKTAMMVGLVMDRCKELELSISYEMIAARLKVLADTDRIEGIGDLRMWRHSEVRLKD, from the coding sequence ATGAAACTCGAGCAGGCTGTCCGGATCAACCATTATCTCCTTGATGCCTGCGCGGCATTGGATCGGGCCCGAATGGCCATCGCGGGGCTTGGCAAAACCGAGCGGATCGAGCTGGAAGACCGCCTCTACGGCGTCGTCGGCGCTTTGGAGGACGAATTACTCCGGCCAATTTACGAGCAGTATCCGGATCTGGAGCCCCCAAAGCCTGACTGGGAGCCGGCCACAACTAGCAGCGAGCTCACATGGGATGATGTACGCCTCCCGGCATCCGTCACCGAGGAACGGTTCGACGAGATCATTTTCTCGGCCATGAAGCCGACTTGGCGAAAGACCGCCATGATGGTGGGTCTTGTGATGGACCGCTGTAAAGAACTGGAATTGTCGATCAGTTACGAAATGATCGCGGCACGATTGAAGGTACTTGCCGACACCGATCGGATCGAAGGGATTGGCGACCTTCGTATGTGGCGACACAGCGAAGTGCGATTGAAAGATTAA
- a CDS encoding malonyl-CoA synthase has protein sequence MNEAANANLFSRLFDGLDDPKRLAIETRDGTRISYGDLIARAGQMANVLVARGVKPGDRVAVQVEKSVTNIVLYLATVRAGAVYLPLNTAYTLNELDYFIGDAEPALVVCDPSKAEGLAPVAAKVKAKVDTLGPDGNGSLTEAADKASSEFTTVPRASDDLAAILYTSGTTGRSKGAMLTHDNLASNSLSLVDYWRFTDKDALIHALPIYHTHGLFVATNVTLFARASMIFLPKLDPDLIIKLMARATVLMGVPTFYTRLLQNPALSRETTRHMRLFISGSAPLLAETHREWSARTGHAVLERYGMTETNMNTSNPYDGERVPGAVGFPLPGVAVRVTEPETGKELPRDEIGMIEVKGPNVFKGYWRMPEKTKSEFRPDGFFITGDLGKIDDKGYVHILGRGKDLVISGGFNVYPKEIETEIDAMPGVIESAVIGVPHADFGEGVTAVLVCNKGADVSEASVLKALDGRLAKFKMPKRVFVVDELPRNTMGKVQKNILRDTYKDIYAKK, from the coding sequence ATGAACGAAGCAGCCAACGCCAACCTGTTTTCCCGCCTGTTCGACGGCCTCGATGATCCCAAGCGCCTCGCGATCGAGACGCGTGATGGGACCCGTATCAGCTATGGCGATCTGATCGCACGCGCTGGACAAATGGCAAACGTGCTGGTCGCGCGCGGCGTGAAACCCGGTGACCGCGTCGCGGTCCAGGTCGAGAAATCCGTCACCAACATCGTGCTGTATCTCGCAACCGTGCGAGCCGGCGCGGTCTACCTGCCGCTCAATACCGCCTACACGCTGAACGAGCTCGACTATTTCATCGGCGATGCCGAGCCCGCGCTGGTGGTTTGCGATCCCTCCAAGGCCGAGGGCCTCGCCCCGGTTGCCGCCAAGGTGAAGGCCAAGGTCGACACGCTGGGGCCGGACGGCAATGGCTCGCTGACCGAGGCCGCCGACAAGGCCAGTAGCGAGTTCACCACAGTGCCGCGCGCAAGCGACGACCTCGCCGCCATCCTCTACACGTCCGGCACCACCGGCCGCTCCAAGGGCGCGATGCTCACGCACGACAATCTCGCATCGAACTCGTTGAGCCTCGTCGACTACTGGCGCTTCACCGACAAGGACGCGCTGATCCACGCGCTGCCGATCTATCACACCCACGGTCTGTTCGTGGCGACCAACGTGACGCTGTTCGCGCGGGCGTCGATGATCTTCCTGCCGAAGCTCGACCCCGACCTCATCATCAAGCTGATGGCGCGCGCCACGGTGCTGATGGGCGTGCCGACCTTCTATACGCGCCTGCTGCAAAATCCCGCGCTGTCGCGGGAGACGACCAGGCACATGCGGCTGTTCATCTCCGGCTCGGCGCCGCTGCTCGCCGAGACCCATCGCGAATGGTCGGCACGCACGGGCCATGCGGTGCTCGAGCGCTACGGCATGACCGAGACCAACATGAACACGTCGAATCCCTATGACGGCGAGCGTGTGCCCGGCGCGGTCGGCTTTCCCCTCCCCGGCGTCGCCGTGCGCGTGACCGAGCCCGAGACCGGCAAGGAGCTGCCGCGCGACGAGATCGGCATGATCGAGGTGAAGGGCCCGAACGTGTTCAAGGGCTATTGGCGCATGCCGGAGAAGACTAAATCCGAATTCCGGCCCGACGGCTTCTTCATCACCGGCGATCTCGGCAAGATCGACGATAAGGGTTACGTCCACATTCTCGGCCGCGGTAAGGATCTCGTGATCTCCGGCGGCTTCAATGTCTACCCGAAGGAGATCGAGACCGAGATCGACGCCATGCCCGGCGTGATCGAGTCCGCCGTGATCGGCGTGCCGCATGCGGATTTCGGCGAGGGCGTGACCGCCGTCTTGGTCTGCAACAAGGGCGCAGACGTGAGCGAGGCCTCGGTTCTGAAGGCGCTCGACGGCCGTCTGGCAAAGTTCAAGATGCCCAAGCGCGTCTTCGTCGTCGACGAGCTGCCGCGCAACACCATGGGCAAGGTGCAGAAGAATATTTTGCGGGATACGTACAAGGATATCTACGCCAAGAAGTGA
- a CDS encoding SDR family oxidoreductase, with amino-acid sequence MTKNGKRVAWVTGGGSGIGEAGAKALAADGWTVVVSGRRKDALDAVVAKISKAGGTAEALALDVSVAADAQKAADQIVAKHGRIDLLVNNAGINVPKRSWKDMELEGWDKLVQVNLNGVLYCMRAVLPTMRKQQDGSIINVSSWAGRHVSKMPGPAYTTTKHAVLALTHSFNMDECVNGLRACCLMPGEVATPILKLRPVVPSEEEQGRMLQSEDLGRTIAFIASMPPRVCINEVLISPTHNRGFIQTPMSRD; translated from the coding sequence ATGACCAAAAACGGGAAACGCGTGGCCTGGGTCACCGGTGGCGGCAGCGGGATCGGGGAGGCCGGCGCGAAGGCGCTCGCGGCCGACGGCTGGACGGTGGTGGTCTCGGGCCGGCGCAAAGATGCCCTGGATGCCGTGGTTGCGAAGATCAGCAAGGCTGGCGGCACGGCCGAGGCTTTGGCGCTGGACGTGTCGGTCGCAGCCGATGCCCAGAAGGCGGCCGATCAAATCGTCGCAAAGCACGGCCGCATCGACCTTCTCGTGAACAATGCCGGCATCAACGTTCCCAAGCGGAGCTGGAAGGACATGGAACTGGAGGGCTGGGACAAGCTCGTCCAGGTCAATCTCAACGGCGTGCTGTATTGCATGCGCGCGGTGCTGCCGACGATGCGCAAGCAGCAGGACGGCTCGATCATCAACGTCTCGTCCTGGGCCGGCCGCCACGTCTCGAAGATGCCGGGCCCGGCCTACACCACCACCAAGCATGCAGTGCTGGCGCTGACCCATTCCTTCAACATGGACGAATGCGTCAACGGCCTGCGCGCCTGCTGCCTTATGCCGGGCGAGGTCGCTACCCCAATCCTGAAGCTGCGGCCCGTGGTGCCGAGCGAGGAGGAGCAGGGGAGGATGCTGCAATCCGAAGATCTCGGGCGCACCATCGCCTTCATCGCATCGATGCCGCCGCGCGTCTGCATCAACGAGGTGCTGATCAGCCCGACGCATAATCGCGGGTTCATCCAGACGCCGATGAGCAGGGATTAG
- a CDS encoding sulfite exporter TauE/SafE family protein, with protein sequence MMAGLDIAEIGELALLLIAVGALCGFLAGVFGIGGGAILVPVFYECFSIAGVPLEVRMPLCVGTSLAVIIPTSIRSFQAHYKRGAVDMSILRVWWLPIVIGVVAGSVVARYAPERLFKIVFVAVAYSAAARLILARESWKLGDDLPKGPLMRAYGFCVGILSTLMGIGGGLFSNLLMTFYGRPIHQAVATSSALAVLISIPGALGYIYAGWPAAARYPAVAALQFPVALGYVSLIGAVVVMPMSLVTAPLGVRAAHAMSKRALEVAFGCYLFIVGSRFVMSLVGGQ encoded by the coding sequence CTGATGGCGGGACTTGATATTGCGGAGATCGGCGAGCTGGCGCTCCTGCTCATCGCGGTTGGCGCGCTCTGTGGCTTTCTTGCCGGCGTGTTCGGCATCGGCGGCGGCGCCATCCTGGTGCCGGTGTTCTACGAATGCTTCAGCATCGCCGGCGTGCCGCTGGAGGTGCGGATGCCGCTCTGCGTCGGCACCTCGCTTGCGGTGATCATCCCGACCTCGATCCGATCGTTCCAGGCGCACTACAAACGCGGTGCGGTCGACATGAGCATCCTGCGCGTGTGGTGGCTGCCGATCGTGATCGGCGTCGTCGCCGGCAGCGTGGTTGCGCGCTACGCGCCGGAACGCTTGTTCAAGATCGTGTTCGTTGCCGTCGCCTATTCCGCGGCCGCCCGCCTCATCCTCGCGCGCGAGAGCTGGAAGCTCGGCGATGACCTGCCGAAGGGGCCCTTGATGCGCGCCTACGGCTTCTGTGTCGGCATTCTCTCGACGCTGATGGGCATCGGCGGCGGCCTGTTCTCGAATCTGCTGATGACCTTCTATGGCCGCCCGATCCATCAGGCAGTGGCGACGTCATCGGCGCTCGCGGTGCTGATCTCGATCCCCGGCGCGCTCGGCTACATCTATGCCGGCTGGCCGGCGGCTGCGCGCTATCCGGCGGTCGCCGCGCTGCAATTCCCGGTCGCGCTCGGCTACGTCTCGCTGATCGGTGCCGTGGTGGTGATGCCGATGAGCCTTGTGACCGCACCGCTCGGCGTGAGGGCCGCGCATGCGATGTCGAAGCGCGCGCTCGAAGTCGCGTTCGGCTGTTATCTCTTCATTGTCGGAAGCAGGTTTGTGATGAGTCTCGTCGGCGGGCAATAA
- a CDS encoding molybdopterin-binding protein: MAKRSFLIPGVDKRLLIKDSIKAMPDFTRRRFIAGGASLGALTLLTGCDVIDSSSAETMLAKVSKFNDAVQAWMFNPDALAPTFPESAITKPFPFNGYYDLDDAPEIDADDWKLEVRGLVDNKKSWTLPDLYKLPQVTQITRHICVEGWSAIGSWTGTPLRDFLKLVGADTRAKYVWFQCADKDGYNSPLDMRSALHPQTQMTFKFANDILPRAYGFPMKIRVPTKLGFKNPKYVVSMEVTNDYKGGYWEDQGYNSFSGS, from the coding sequence ATGGCCAAGCGTTCATTCCTGATCCCCGGCGTCGACAAGCGGCTGCTGATCAAGGACTCCATCAAGGCGATGCCGGACTTCACCCGCCGCCGCTTCATCGCGGGCGGCGCCAGCCTCGGCGCGCTGACGCTGCTCACCGGCTGCGACGTCATCGACTCCTCCTCGGCCGAGACCATGCTGGCGAAGGTGTCGAAATTCAACGACGCCGTGCAGGCCTGGATGTTCAATCCCGACGCGCTGGCGCCGACCTTCCCCGAGAGCGCGATCACCAAACCTTTCCCCTTCAACGGCTATTATGATCTCGACGATGCGCCCGAGATCGACGCCGACGACTGGAAGCTCGAGGTGCGCGGCCTCGTCGACAACAAGAAGTCGTGGACGCTTCCTGATCTCTACAAGCTGCCGCAGGTCACGCAGATCACGCGTCACATCTGCGTGGAGGGCTGGAGCGCGATCGGAAGCTGGACCGGTACGCCCTTGCGTGACTTCCTCAAGCTGGTCGGCGCCGACACCCGCGCCAAATATGTCTGGTTCCAGTGCGCCGACAAGGACGGCTACAACTCGCCGCTCGACATGCGCAGCGCGCTGCATCCGCAGACGCAGATGACGTTCAAGTTCGCGAACGACATTTTGCCGCGCGCCTACGGCTTCCCGATGAAAATCCGCGTGCCGACAAAACTCGGCTTCAAGAACCCGAAATACGTCGTCTCGATGGAAGTCACCAACGACTACAAGGGCGGCTATTGGGAAGACCAGGGGTACAATTCGTTCAGCGGGAGTTAG
- a CDS encoding YbfB/YjiJ family MFS transporter, which produces MHAPDRPQSDAHPARLILTLSLAATVGLGIGRFAYALVLPDMRDSLNWSYSAAGFMNTINAVGYLAGALMASRLIGRVGWSVAIRGGTVACVAALAVCALTGNFVALSLARLVLGLGAAAGFVAGGALAAIIAQAHPQRANFLLSLFYAGPGVGILASGLIAPFALQYFGPGSWWIVWWTLALLSAAMTIPLFLIRIESRARFTEGTHASFAIPPVLIYLAGYFLFGAGYIAYMTFMIAYVRDAGGGAAAQAAFWGLIGVSAFATPWIWRGVLALDRGGLATAIILGTNALGAALPILGHSTMWLTISAVVFGVAFFAVVGSTTAFVRFNYPHEAWPTAIAAMTISFGVGQTLGPIVVGAITDALGSLSYALNVSAALLALGALAALCQRKVGPKHPAP; this is translated from the coding sequence TTGCACGCCCCAGACCGCCCCCAATCCGACGCGCATCCCGCGCGGCTGATCCTGACACTGTCGCTGGCGGCGACGGTCGGGCTCGGCATCGGCCGTTTTGCCTATGCCCTGGTGCTGCCGGACATGCGGGACAGCCTGAACTGGTCCTACTCGGCGGCCGGCTTCATGAACACCATCAACGCCGTCGGCTACCTTGCGGGCGCGCTGATGGCCTCCCGGCTGATCGGGCGGGTCGGCTGGTCGGTCGCGATCCGCGGCGGAACGGTGGCCTGCGTCGCCGCCCTCGCGGTGTGCGCGCTGACCGGCAATTTCGTCGCGCTGAGCCTTGCGCGACTCGTGCTGGGCCTGGGCGCCGCGGCCGGCTTCGTCGCCGGCGGCGCGCTGGCCGCCATCATCGCGCAGGCCCATCCGCAGCGGGCGAATTTCCTGCTCAGCCTGTTCTATGCCGGCCCTGGCGTGGGCATCCTCGCCTCCGGGCTGATTGCGCCGTTTGCCTTGCAGTATTTCGGGCCGGGCTCGTGGTGGATCGTGTGGTGGACGCTGGCGCTGCTCTCCGCCGCGATGACGATCCCGCTGTTCCTGATCCGCATCGAGAGCCGCGCGCGTTTCACGGAAGGCACCCACGCCTCCTTCGCGATCCCTCCCGTGCTGATCTATCTCGCCGGCTATTTCCTGTTCGGCGCGGGCTACATCGCCTACATGACCTTCATGATCGCCTATGTGCGCGATGCCGGCGGCGGCGCCGCTGCACAGGCCGCGTTCTGGGGCCTGATTGGCGTCAGCGCGTTTGCGACACCGTGGATCTGGCGCGGCGTGCTTGCGCTCGATCGCGGCGGACTTGCCACCGCCATCATCCTCGGCACCAACGCGCTCGGCGCCGCCCTGCCGATTCTCGGACATTCGACGATGTGGCTGACGATCTCCGCGGTCGTGTTCGGCGTCGCCTTCTTCGCGGTCGTCGGCTCGACCACCGCCTTCGTGCGCTTCAACTATCCGCATGAGGCCTGGCCGACCGCGATCGCGGCAATGACGATCTCGTTCGGCGTCGGCCAGACGCTGGGGCCAATCGTGGTCGGCGCGATCACGGATGCGCTGGGCAGCCTCTCCTATGCGCTGAACGTGTCTGCGGCGCTGCTCGCGCTCGGCGCTCTGGCGGCGCTGTGTCAGCGGAAGGTGGGGCCGAAGCACCCGGCGCCGTAG
- a CDS encoding fasciclin domain-containing protein, with protein MSKRIAYLAAAAFSALAITATVVAPVRAEEKTVMVGGAAMFPSKNIIQNAVNSKDHTTLVAAVKAAGLVQTLEGKGPFTVFAPTNTAFGKLPAGTVDSLVKPENKATLTKILTYHVVPGKLEASALTDGKKLKTAEGEELTVKKMDGKTWIVDAKGGTSMVTISNVNQSNGVIHVVDTVLMPAT; from the coding sequence ATGTCGAAGCGCATTGCCTATCTCGCCGCCGCCGCCTTCAGCGCACTGGCCATCACGGCGACCGTCGTCGCACCCGTCCGCGCCGAGGAGAAGACCGTCATGGTCGGCGGCGCGGCGATGTTCCCCTCCAAGAACATCATCCAGAATGCGGTCAACTCGAAGGACCACACCACGCTGGTGGCGGCGGTGAAGGCGGCTGGTCTCGTGCAGACGCTGGAAGGCAAGGGCCCGTTCACGGTGTTCGCACCGACCAACACCGCCTTCGGCAAGCTGCCGGCCGGCACCGTCGATAGCCTGGTCAAGCCTGAGAACAAGGCGACTCTGACCAAGATCCTCACCTACCATGTCGTGCCCGGCAAGCTCGAGGCCTCCGCTCTCACCGACGGCAAGAAGCTGAAGACCGCCGAAGGCGAGGAGCTCACCGTCAAGAAGATGGACGGCAAGACCTGGATCGTCGATGCCAAGGGCGGTACCTCTATGGTGACGATCTCCAACGTCAACCAGTCGAACGGCGTCATCCATGTGGTCGACACCGTGCTGATGCCCGCGACGTAA
- the leuB gene encoding 3-isopropylmalate dehydrogenase: MATHKLLLLPGDGIGPEVMGEVKRLIDWLNSAGIAKFETESGLVGGAAYDAHKVSISEGDMAKARDADAVIFGAVGGPKWDAVPYEVRPEAGLLRLRKDLGLFANLRPAVCYPALADASSLKREAVEGLDIVIVRELTGGVYFGEPKTITDLGNGQKRAIDTQVYDTYEIERIARVAFDLAKKRRNKVTSMEKRNVMKSGVLWNEVVTQVHKREYADVTLEHQLADSGGMMLVKWPKQFDVIVTDNLFGDMLSDIAAMLTGSLGMLPSASLGEVDVKSKKRKALYEPVHGSAPDIAGRGLANPIAMISSFGMALRYSFDMGALADKVDQAIAAVLASGLRTADIKSEGTTAASTTQMGEAILKELQKLHA; encoded by the coding sequence ATGGCGACCCACAAATTGCTGCTGCTCCCCGGCGACGGCATCGGCCCGGAAGTGATGGGCGAGGTGAAGCGGCTGATCGACTGGCTCAATTCGGCAGGCATTGCCAAATTCGAGACCGAGAGCGGGCTCGTCGGCGGCGCCGCCTATGACGCCCACAAGGTATCGATCTCGGAAGGCGACATGGCCAAGGCCAGGGATGCCGATGCCGTAATTTTCGGCGCGGTCGGCGGCCCCAAGTGGGATGCCGTGCCTTACGAGGTGCGCCCGGAAGCCGGCCTGTTGCGCCTCCGCAAGGATCTCGGCCTGTTCGCCAACCTCCGTCCCGCCGTGTGCTACCCGGCGCTGGCCGATGCCTCGAGCCTGAAGCGCGAGGCGGTCGAAGGCCTCGATATCGTCATCGTGCGCGAGCTCACCGGCGGCGTCTATTTCGGCGAGCCCAAGACCATCACCGATCTCGGCAACGGCCAGAAGCGCGCCATCGATACCCAGGTCTACGACACCTATGAGATCGAGCGCATCGCCCGCGTCGCCTTCGACCTTGCCAAGAAGCGCCGCAACAAGGTGACGTCGATGGAAAAGCGCAACGTCATGAAGTCGGGCGTGCTCTGGAACGAGGTGGTGACGCAGGTCCACAAGCGCGAATATGCAGACGTCACGCTCGAGCATCAGCTCGCCGATTCCGGCGGCATGATGCTGGTGAAGTGGCCGAAGCAGTTCGACGTCATCGTCACCGACAACCTGTTCGGCGACATGCTCTCCGACATCGCGGCGATGCTGACGGGCTCGCTCGGCATGTTGCCGTCGGCCTCGCTCGGCGAGGTCGACGTGAAGAGCAAGAAGCGCAAGGCGCTGTACGAGCCGGTGCACGGCTCGGCGCCCGACATCGCCGGCAGGGGCCTCGCCAATCCGATCGCGATGATCTCGTCCTTCGGCATGGCGCTGCGCTATTCCTTCGACATGGGCGCGCTCGCCGACAAGGTCGACCAGGCGATCGCCGCCGTGCTCGCGAGCGGCCTGCGCACCGCCGACATCAAGTCGGAAGGCACCACCGCCGCCTCGACCACGCAGATGGGCGAAGCGATCCTGAAGGAATTGCAGAAGCTGCACGCGTAA
- a CDS encoding cytochrome b/b6 domain-containing protein — protein MSSLTVTEAQARATPAKVIQPAWVRVMHWINALAVILMIMSGWQIYNASPLFNFSFSRDITLGGWLGGALLWHFAAMWLLIVNGLAYLVTGLATGRFRKKLLPITPAGVIHDVKAALTFKLSHDDLTVYNYVQRLLYAGIIVVGILIVLSGLSIWKPVQLYYLVMLFGDYPTARYVHFFCMAAICAFLVIHVALALLVPKSLRAMIIGR, from the coding sequence ATGTCGAGCCTCACCGTAACCGAAGCGCAGGCCAGGGCCACCCCGGCCAAAGTGATCCAGCCGGCCTGGGTCCGGGTCATGCACTGGATCAATGCTCTTGCCGTGATCCTGATGATCATGTCGGGCTGGCAGATCTACAACGCCTCGCCGCTGTTCAACTTCAGCTTCTCCCGCGACATCACGCTCGGCGGCTGGCTCGGTGGCGCGCTGCTCTGGCATTTCGCGGCGATGTGGCTGCTGATAGTCAACGGGCTCGCCTATCTCGTCACCGGTCTTGCCACCGGCCGCTTCCGGAAAAAATTGCTGCCGATCACGCCGGCGGGTGTGATCCATGACGTCAAGGCGGCGCTGACCTTCAAGCTCAGCCATGACGATCTCACCGTTTACAATTACGTGCAGCGCCTGCTCTATGCCGGCATCATCGTGGTCGGCATCCTCATCGTGCTGTCGGGCCTGTCGATCTGGAAGCCGGTGCAGCTCTACTATCTGGTGATGCTGTTCGGCGACTATCCGACCGCGCGCTACGTCCATTTCTTCTGCATGGCCGCGATCTGCGCCTTTCTCGTGATCCACGTTGCGCTGGCGCTGCTCGTGCCGAAGAGCCTGCGCGCCATGATCATCGGTCGATGA